From Harpia harpyja isolate bHarHar1 chromosome 19, bHarHar1 primary haplotype, whole genome shotgun sequence, one genomic window encodes:
- the LOC128154213 gene encoding sperm-associated antigen 4 protein-like encodes MEELTCESAAEWKMQRHLCALLAEQNQKMQLLLEEVAQLRAEISSAKKRSQEGQEVNQAASKTALEVYVEMSDWALKSSGATIDMQRTSETYNCKENWGCRVLWFFRPANPPDTILQPDLSPGDCWPLQGPQGQVVIRLPARVHLTAVTMQHIYKEVSPSGTVTSAPRDVAVFGVDADGEEETLLGTFTYNVEKEATQTFPLKDAPLPRAFSYIKLLVKSNWGNPAYTCIYRVQVHGKMAN; translated from the exons ATGGAG gagcTGACGTGTGAGTCTGCAGCAGAATGGAAGATGCAGCG GCACTTGTGCGCTTTGTTGgcggagcaaaaccagaagatgcagcTTCTTCTGGAGGAGGTGGCTCAACTGAGGGCGGAGATCAGCAGTGCCAAGAAG CGTTCCCAGGAAGGTCAGGAAGTGAACCAGGCAGCGTCCAAGACGGCTTTGGAAGTCTATGTCGAGATGTCTGACTGGGCCCTGAAAAGCTCTG GTGCCACCATCGACATGCAGAGAACTTCTGAGACCTACAACTGCAAAGAGAATTGGGGCTGCAGGGTTTTATGGTTCTTTCGCCCTGCCAACCCTCCTGATACTATCTTGCAG CCGGATCTTTCCCCAGGAGACTGCTGGCCTTTACAAGGGCCTCAGGGCCAGGTGGTCATCAGGTTGCCAGCACGAGTCCACCTGACCGCCGTCACGATGCAGCACATCTACAAAGAGGTCTCTCCATCTGGGACCGTCACCAGCGCGCCCAGAGACGTCGCTGTCTTT GGAGTGGATGCGGACGGAGAAGAGGAAACTCTCCTTGGGACGTTCACGTACAACGTGGAAAAAGAGGCCACTCAGACCTTCCCTCTGAAG GACGCGCCGCTTCCCAGAGCCTTTTCATATATCAAACTTCTTGTGAAGAGCAACTGGGGAAACCCAGCGTACACCTGCATTTATCGAGTGCAGGTTCACGGGAAGATGGCAAACTAG
- the LOC128154214 gene encoding sperm-associated antigen 4 protein-like: MEELTCESAAEWKMQRHLCALLAEQNQKMQLLLEEVAQLRAEISSAKKRSQEGQEVNQAASKTALEVYVEMSDWALKSSGATIDMQRTSETYNCKENWGCRVLWFFRPANPPDTILQPDLSPGDCWPLQGPQGQVVIRLPARVHLTAVTMQHIYKEVSPSGTVTSAPRDVAVFGVDADGEEETLLGTFTYNVEKEATQTFPLKDAPLPRAFSYIKLLVKSNWGNPAYTCIYRVQVHGKMAN, encoded by the exons ATGGAG gagcTGACGTGTGAGTCTGCAGCAGAATGGAAGATGCAGCG GCACTTGTGCGCTTTGTTGgcggagcaaaaccagaagatgcagcTTCTTCTGGAGGAGGTGGCTCAACTGAGGGCGGAGATCAGCAGTGCCAAGAAG CGTTCCCAGGAAGGTCAGGAAGTGAACCAGGCAGCGTCCAAGACGGCTTTGGAAGTCTATGTCGAGATGTCTGACTGGGCCCTGAAAAGCTCTG GTGCCACCATCGACATGCAGAGAACTTCTGAGACCTACAACTGCAAAGAGAATTGGGGCTGCAGGGTTTTATGGTTCTTTCGCCCTGCCAACCCTCCTGATACTATCTTGCAG CCGGATCTTTCCCCAGGAGACTGCTGGCCTTTACAAGGGCCTCAGGGCCAGGTGGTCATCAGGTTGCCAGCACGAGTCCACCTGACCGCCGTCACGATGCAGCACATCTACAAAGAGGTCTCTCCATCTGGGACCGTCACCAGCGCGCCCAGAGACGTCGCTGTCTTT GGAGTGGATGCGGACGGAGAAGAGGAAACTCTCCTTGGGACGTTCACGTACAACGTGGAAAAAGAGGCCACTCAGACCTTCCCTCTGAAG GACGCGCCGCTTCCCAGAGCCTTTTCATATATCAAACTTCTCGTGAAGAGCAACTGGGGAAACCCAGCGTACACCTGCATTTATCGAGTGCAGGTTCACGGGAAGATGGCAAACTAG
- the LOC128154215 gene encoding sperm-associated antigen 4 protein-like, whose translation MRAKGLMEELTCESAAEWKMQRHLCALLAEQNQKMQLLLEEVAQLRAEISSAKKRSQEGQEVNQAASKTALEVYVEMSDWALKSSGATIDMQRTSETYNCKENWGCRVLWFFRPANPPDTILQPDLSPGDCWPLQGPQGQVVIRLPARVHLTAVTMQHIYKEVSPSGTVTSAPRDVAVFGVDADGEEETLLGTFTYNVEKEATQTFPLKDAPLPRAFSYIKLLVKSNWGNPAYTCIYRVQVHGKMAN comes from the exons ATGCGGGCCAAGGGACTGATGGAG gagcTGACGTGTGAGTCTGCAGCAGAATGGAAGATGCAGCG GCACTTGTGCGCTTTGTTGgcggagcaaaaccagaagatgcagcTTCTTCTGGAGGAGGTGGCTCAACTGAGGGCGGAGATCAGCAGTGCCAAGAAG CGTTCCCAGGAAGGTCAGGAAGTGAACCAGGCAGCGTCCAAGACGGCTTTGGAAGTCTATGTCGAGATGTCTGACTGGGCCCTGAAAAGCTCTG GTGCCACCATCGACATGCAGAGAACTTCTGAGACCTACAACTGCAAAGAGAATTGGGGCTGCAGGGTTTTATGGTTCTTTCGCCCTGCCAACCCTCCTGATACTATCTTGCAG CCGGATCTTTCCCCAGGAGACTGCTGGCCTTTACAAGGGCCTCAGGGCCAGGTGGTCATCAGGTTGCCAGCACGAGTCCACCTGACCGCCGTCACGATGCAGCACATCTACAAAGAGGTCTCTCCATCTGGGACCGTCACCAGCGCGCCCAGAGACGTCGCTGTCTTT GGAGTGGATGCGGACGGAGAAGAGGAAACTCTCCTTGGGACGTTCACGTACAACGTGGAAAAAGAGGCCACTCAGACCTTCCCTCTGAAG GACGCGCCGCTTCCCAGAGCCTTTTCATATATCAAACTTCTTGTGAAGAGCAACTGGGGAAACCCAGCGTACACCTGCATTTATCGAGTGCAGGTTCACGGGAAGATGGCAAACTAG